In Janibacter alkaliphilus, the following proteins share a genomic window:
- the prfB gene encoding peptide chain release factor 2, translating into MAVDFTQEIQDLRATMDSVREVTDVPKLEAQIADLEQQSADPTIWDDPENGQRITSAMQRARAEVERIKGMDSRIDDVEVLAEMGTEEGDAETLAEAETELARLKKSIGELEVRTMLSGEYDEREAVVTIRAGAGGVDAADFAEMLMRMYLRWAERHGYPTKVMDTSYAEEAGLKSVTFEVNVPYAYGNLSVEGGTHRLVRISPFDNQGRRQTSFAAVEVIPVIESTDSIDIPENDLKIDVFRSSGPGGQSVNTTDSAVRMTHIPTGTVVSMQNEKSQIQNRAAALRVMQSRLLLLKKAEEAAERKELAGDIKASWGDQMRSYVLNPYQMVKDLRTEHETGNPSAVFDGDIDAFIEAGVRWRIEQARSED; encoded by the coding sequence GTGGCTGTCGACTTCACCCAGGAGATCCAGGACCTGCGCGCGACCATGGACTCGGTGCGCGAGGTCACCGACGTCCCCAAGCTCGAGGCGCAGATCGCCGACCTGGAGCAGCAGTCGGCCGACCCGACGATCTGGGACGACCCGGAGAACGGGCAGCGGATCACCTCGGCCATGCAGCGCGCCCGCGCCGAGGTCGAGCGGATCAAGGGCATGGACTCGCGGATCGACGACGTCGAGGTGCTCGCCGAGATGGGCACCGAGGAGGGCGACGCCGAGACCCTCGCCGAGGCCGAGACCGAGCTGGCCCGGCTGAAGAAGAGCATCGGCGAGCTCGAGGTGCGCACCATGCTCTCCGGCGAGTACGACGAGCGCGAGGCGGTCGTGACGATCCGCGCCGGCGCCGGCGGGGTGGACGCCGCCGACTTCGCCGAGATGCTCATGCGGATGTACCTGCGCTGGGCCGAGCGGCACGGCTACCCGACGAAGGTCATGGACACCTCCTACGCCGAGGAGGCCGGGCTGAAGTCGGTGACCTTCGAGGTCAACGTGCCCTACGCCTACGGCAACCTCTCGGTCGAAGGGGGAACCCACCGCCTCGTGCGCATCTCGCCCTTCGACAACCAGGGTCGCCGGCAGACCTCCTTCGCCGCCGTCGAGGTCATCCCGGTCATCGAGAGCACCGACTCCATCGACATCCCGGAGAACGACCTCAAGATCGACGTCTTCCGCTCCTCCGGGCCCGGCGGGCAGAGCGTCAACACCACCGACTCCGCCGTGCGGATGACGCACATCCCCACCGGCACCGTCGTCTCCATGCAGAACGAGAAGTCCCAGATCCAGAACCGGGCCGCGGCCCTGCGGGTCATGCAGTCCCGGCTGCTGCTCCTCAAGAAGGCCGAGGAGGCCGCCGAGCGCAAGGAGCTCGCCGGCGACATCAAGGCCAGCTGGGGCGACCAGATGCGCTCCTACGTGCTCAACCCGTACCAGATGGTCAAGGACCTGCGCACCGAGCACGAGACCGGCAACCCGAGCGCGGTCTTCGACGGCGACATCGACGCCTTCATCGAGGCGGGCGTGCGCTGGCGGATCGAGCAGGCCAGGTCCGAGGACTGA